In the genome of Flavobacterium panacagri, one region contains:
- a CDS encoding regulatory protein RecX gives MKNPTKCTFTIKEALQKLEHFCAYQERCHQEVVEKLYSLKMTSDEIDSVIVQLIEGNFLNETRFACSFARGKHRIKHWGKIRITSELKARQISSTNITLALKEISSEEYFETFENLADRCWNNLTETNLLKKRKKFCDYMLRRGYESNLVYEKVQELEKK, from the coding sequence ATGAAAAACCCGACGAAATGCACTTTCACTATCAAAGAAGCTTTACAGAAATTAGAGCATTTTTGTGCCTATCAAGAGCGTTGCCACCAAGAAGTTGTGGAAAAATTATATAGTTTAAAGATGACTTCAGATGAAATTGATTCCGTTATAGTACAGCTGATAGAAGGGAATTTTCTTAACGAAACTCGTTTTGCCTGTAGTTTTGCACGTGGCAAACACCGAATCAAACATTGGGGTAAGATTAGAATTACAAGCGAACTAAAAGCAAGGCAAATTTCATCGACGAACATCACTTTGGCTTTAAAAGAAATTTCATCGGAAGAATATTTTGAAACTTTTGAAAATCTAGCCGACAGATGCTGGAACAATTTGACCGAAACCAATCTTTTGAAGAAGCGAAAAAAGTTTTGCGATTATATGCTTCGAAGAGGTTACGAAAGCAATTTGGTTTACGAAAAAGTACAAGAATTGGAAAAAAAGTAG